In Phoenix dactylifera cultivar Barhee BC4 unplaced genomic scaffold, palm_55x_up_171113_PBpolish2nd_filt_p 000146F, whole genome shotgun sequence, one DNA window encodes the following:
- the LOC103698726 gene encoding uncharacterized protein LOC103698726, protein MGWYDDIVKWNDSAGEEAFRNAKARYWAEINGLHCNLPLPDPDMHIDMVSDDAYIDPQLVEDLEDVYKQPSGASSPGGSSSVADKPILATGWFQSKDPGLHECRIPSVVGDSDDLFPMNDTKPEPHTVNAECGDASKLVSRDEGSGENGNSLNMPIPTVADELVPMIGWIDIKDIVPEGWGDDTEAEPVNGDNNTNSGNAANFIEWIDIKDIVPDGWGDDTEAEPVNGDNNGNAANSISWDKVSDNYVGSKNSGWGSRAVQDSCNVSNQSSVWDGGVLRDGSWVNQGGCSWGHWENKTNGRKRNRNRFGSRYANLRFQGEDRRT, encoded by the coding sequence ATGGGGTGGTATGATGACATTgtcaaatggaatgattcagCAGGAGAAGAGGCTTTCAGGAATGCAAAGGCCCGGTACTGGGCAGAGATTAATGGTCTCCACTGTAATCTTCCTCTGCCTGATCCTGATATGCATATTGACATGGTTTCTGATGATGCATATATTGATCCTCAGCTAGTAGAGGATCTAGAAGATGTGTATAAACAGCCATCTGGTGCAAGTTCTCCTGGAGGTTCTTCTAGTGTTGCAGATAAACCAATTCTGGCAACTGGATGGTTTCAATCAAAGGATCCAGGTCTGCATGAATGTCGCATTCCATCGGTGGTGGGGGATTCTGATGATCTATTCCCCATGAATGACACCAAACCTGAGCCTCATACTGTAAATGCTGAATGTGGCGATGCATCAAAGTTAGTCAGCAGGGATGAAGGTAGTGGTGAGAATGGTAACTCTCTCAATATGCCCATTCCTACTGTTGCAGATGAACTAGTACCAATGATTGGATGGATTGACATAAAGGATATTGTTCCAGAAGGGTGGGGAGATGACACTGAAGCTGAGCCTGTAAATGGTGATAATAATACTAACTCTGGCAATGCAGCAAATTTCATTGAATGGATTGACATAAAGGATATTGTTCCGGATGGGTGGGGGGATGACACTGAAGCTGAGCCTGTAAATGGTGATAATAATGGCAATGCAGCAAATTCGATCAGTTGGGATAAAGTCTCTGACAATTATGTTGGCTCAAAGAATAGTGGCTGGGGTAGTAGAGCTGTGCAGGATAGTTGCAATGTGTCGAATCAGAGCAGTGTTTGGGATGGTGGAGTTTTGCGGGATGGTTCATGGGTCAATCAAGGGGGATGTTCATGGGGGCATTGGGAGAACAAGACTAATGGCAGAAAGCGGAACAGAAACCGCTTTGGATCAAGATATGCTAATCTAAGATTCCAGGGGGAAGATCGCCGCACATAA